From the Lactuca sativa cultivar Salinas chromosome 9, Lsat_Salinas_v11, whole genome shotgun sequence genome, the window GCAACTTTTCAAGCAGTGAACAATGATCAAGATCGAGATATTCCAGATGCTTCAACATACAAATGCTATCTGGGAGATTTCTAATCTTTGTATATGACAACCGCAACACCTCTAAACAGTCTAACCCACCGAGATCTTCAGGTAACATCTCAAGCAACTGACATTCATCAAGTTTGAGAACTTTTAGATGTTTCAACATAGAAATACTATCTGGAAGATATTTAATCTTTGTATGATGCAAACGAAGCTTCTCTAAAAACTCTAATCGGCCAATATCATCGGGTAACTTCTCAAGCAACCAACATTGAGCTAGGCTGAGAAGTTTCAGATGTTTCAACATACAAATGCTATCTGGAAGATGCCTAATCTTTGTAGATAACATCAGCAGCACCTTTAAACAGCGTAACCCACTGAGATCCTCAGGTAACATCTCAAATGATGCCCAATCATGAAGTTTGAGAACTTTTAGATGTTTCAACATAGAAATGCTATCTGGAAAATGTTTAATCTTTGTATAAGATATGTGCAGCTTATCTAAACACTTTAATTGACCAAGATCCTCAGGTAACTTCTCAAGAAACCAACAATCACCTAGGTTGAGAGATTTCAGATGTTTCAACATACAAATGCTATCCGGAAGATGTTGAATCTTTGTAGATGACAAAGTTAGGTTCTCTAATGACTCTAATTGGCCAAGATCCTCAGGTAACTCCTCAAGCAAAATGAAATTAAGTTCGAGAGATTTTAGATGTTTCAACATACAAATGCTATTTGGAAGATGTTTAATCTTTGTAGATGACAAACTGAGCTGTTCTAATGACTCTAATTGGCCAAGATCTTCAGGCAACTTCTCAAGCAACTGACAATTAGTAAGTTTTAAAGATTCTAGACGTTTCAACATACAAATGCTATCTGGAAGATATTGAATCTTTGTATATGACAAAGTTAGGTGCTCTAATGACTCTAGTTGGCCAAGATCTTCGGGTATCTTCTCAAGCAACGTACAATTATCAAGATTCAAAGATTCTAGATGTTTCAACATATAAATGCTATCTGGAAGATGTTGAATCTTTGTAGATGACAAACTGAGGTGTTCTAATGACTTTAGTTGGCCAAGATCCTCAGGTAACTTCTCAATCGACTGACATCTATCAAGTTGAAGATATTTTAGATGCTTCAATATGCTAATGCTCTCTGGGAGATATTCAATACTTGTAGATGACAAGTTTAGCTTCTCTAAATATCTTAACCGGTGAAGATCCTCAGATAACTTCTCAAGTAACTTACAACCATCAAGTTCTAGAGATTTCAGACTTTCCAACTTCCAAATACCATCTGGAAATTCAACCAGATCACTGCATCCTGTAAGAGTCAATGTCTCGAGATTTGGAACCAACCGAAGGTCAAGGGTCTTCAACTTTGAATAACTGAGATCAAGGAATCTGAGTTTCTCAAGAACCTAACAGCATAAGTAAAAAAAAACATCTTATAGGTGTCATAAGTCATAACAAAGCAATTGGTGTATAGTTAATCATTAAAAACAATCAGTCAACCATAATTCTACCTTTCTTTCTCCCCCTTCCCAAAGGAGTATGATTTTGCTGCGACGCATCTCAAGTGTAACAAGATTACTTGCTTGAAATGTTTTAGGTAAAGACGTAAATGGGTATTGATTAAAACTCAAATATTCTAAAGTATCTGGAAAGCTTGGGCTAAATGTATCAAGTTCAAGGTTCCACAAACAATCTCTCATATCCACATAAAGAAATCTAAGTGCCTTCATCTTTGCAAGACCTTTTATAAGAATATATGGATCGAGTTTCTCAGTGTACAATCTTATACATCTTGTTTCTTCAGTACCCTGTAAGGTGGTCAACATGAAAAGTTGTGTCATTAtagattaacaaaaaaaaaaaaaaaatcagatttctCCAACTTATAAATTAACTTGatccttaccaagtcattagccAAAATATGTTCAATTTCATCATTCTTCCACAATCGGCTATGTTTTTTAGGCATTTTCGGGTGCAATCGACGAACAATATTCATGCCCATTTCTCTAAGATGGTCATGCATGGACACAAACTCATATCCTCGATAGACATCAACGGTTATGAGGGATTTTAACTGAAGAACCCTTAAACCAATTTTAGCACAAAATCCACAGCTCTCAAGCACTTTGATTACTTGGTCCTTCCGGGTCCCACCTTTCATTATGCATGCAACATCTAGAAATATTTCCTTGTAATCTTCCTCTAGAGCAGTATAGCTTAATTCCAATATTTTCAGAGTTTTTGCTAACGGaatagtttttaacctttctaaGGCATCTTTCCACTCAGCCTTATCTTTACCAAACAAGAGTGAACCCAAAACTTTGATCGTTAAGGGAAGACCAGAAGCATAATGTACAACTTGTTCCGCTAATTCTTGGTACCCTTGAACTGGAATCTCTCTCCCAAATGCATACCTACTGAAGAGGCAACTTGCTTCTTTATCCGATAACAGATTGACATCATGAATCAAAGTCACCCTATGTGCTAGAAGTACTTGCTCGTCTCTTGTTGTAATGATAATTCTACTTCCCGACTTAAACCAATCATGCTCACCAGCTAATGCCTCAAGCTGTTCTATATCATCTACATCATCTAGAGCAATAAGAACCTTTCTACCACGCATCCTCCTTTTCAGAATGTTTTGCCCTTCATGAACACCACTTACTCTGATGTCTTTATCATTTAAGACATCCGAAAGGATTTGTTCTTGCAATGACTTTAAACCAGACAAAGGAGTGTTTGTAACTTCCCTCACATTCTCAACAAAGCTTTTATCTTCGAACCGAAATGATATTTTATCAAATACAGCTCTCGCCAGAGTTGTCTTCCCAGCACCTCCCATCCCCTTGATCCCGATCATGCGAACATCATTAATACCTAAATCTAAAGATGATACAAAATCATTTACCCGGGTCTCAATACCAACTAACTTTTTATCAAAGCTAAAATTGATGGTGTGTAGCTCTAGTGATATATCTTCAACGATTTTTTGGATGAACTTGGCTTCATGCCTGCATTTTGGTAAAAGATTCAATTAGATTGCTTAAACTCCCTCGTGAAAATTTACTTTTAGATCTATAACATATAAACGTATATGAAGTGATTAAACAAAGTAATATAATCATATTTCATGTTTAATGAGTCCAGTTTGAGCAATTAGAGTGTACGTGGGTCCCCATTCTAAACAACGACTAAAATATTTTGAGTTGAAATTTGAGAATCCAGCATCAGACGCCATGTACAAACCTTTTACATAGATGTAAACATAacaagaaagataaaaaaaaaatgcaaGAATATTGCAGAGATATGATGAAGAAGGAATTACCCATCAGCAGTGTTCTTCAACTCCAACCCAGCAAGATCCGCTGCTTCTTTCATCGCCTCACTCCATTTTTCAGCAGCCTCTGCTTTCTCATGTTTGGCAAAGGCTTCTCCAACAGCCCCACTTTGTTTGCGGACTTCGGTGGGTTCCACATCATAGAAGACAGGGTAAACATTATGTTGGGTTGTCTTGTGACACTCCATTATCTTCACAAGCTCATCCAAGCACCAAGGTGAAGAGGCATAGTTCTTGGAGAATACAATGATGTAGAATTTTGAATCTTGAATGGATCCGATGAGCTCATCACTGATCCGTTTCCGTTTCTTGATTCTCATGTCGTCCTTGTAAGTGTAAATGCCTTGTTGTTGAAGAGCATGATAAAGATGATCAACGAAGTTCTTACGAGTGTCTATGCCTCTAAAA encodes:
- the LOC111888150 gene encoding disease resistance protein RPV1: MIFFSIQTHHLPELQQLTFSHIHFKPLINSSHPKISLQSFHINIPSMASSSTSSMQKSFKYDVFLSFRGIDTRKNFVDHLYHALQQQGIYTYKDDMRIKKRKRISDELIGSIQDSKFYIIVFSKNYASSPWCLDELVKIMECHKTTQHNVYPVFYDVEPTEVRKQSGAVGEAFAKHEKAEAAEKWSEAMKEAADLAGLELKNTADGHEAKFIQKIVEDISLELHTINFSFDKKLVGIETRVNDFVSSLDLGINDVRMIGIKGMGGAGKTTLARAVFDKISFRFEDKSFVENVREVTNTPLSGLKSLQEQILSDVLNDKDIRVSGVHEGQNILKRRMRGRKVLIALDDVDDIEQLEALAGEHDWFKSGSRIIITTRDEQVLLAHRVTLIHDVNLLSDKEASCLFSRYAFGREIPVQGYQELAEQVVHYASGLPLTIKVLGSLLFGKDKAEWKDALERLKTIPLAKTLKILELSYTALEEDYKEIFLDVACIMKGGTRKDQVIKVLESCGFCAKIGLRVLQLKSLITVDVYRGYEFVSMHDHLREMGMNIVRRLHPKMPKKHSRLWKNDEIEHILANDLGTEETRCIRLYTEKLDPYILIKGLAKMKALRFLYVDMRDCLWNLELDTFSPSFPDTLEYLSFNQYPFTSLPKTFQASNLVTLEMRRSKIILLWEGGERKVLEKLRFLDLSYSKLKTLDLRLVPNLETLTLTGCSDLVEFPDGIWKLESLKSLELDGCKLLEKLSEDLHRLRYLEKLNLSSTSIEYLPESISILKHLKYLQLDRCQSIEKLPEDLGQLKSLEHLSLSSTKIQHLPDSIYMLKHLESLNLDNCTLLEKIPEDLGQLESLEHLTLSYTKIQYLPDSICMLKRLESLKLTNCQLLEKLPEDLGQLESLEQLSLSSTKIKHLPNSICMLKHLKSLELNFILLEELPEDLGQLESLENLTLSSTKIQHLPDSICMLKHLKSLNLGDCWFLEKLPEDLGQLKCLDKLHISYTKIKHFPDSISMLKHLKVLKLHDWASFEMLPEDLSGLRCLKVLLMLSTKIRHLPDSICMLKHLKLLSLAQCWLLEKLPDDIGRLEFLEKLRLHHTKIKYLPDSISMLKHLKVLKLDECQLLEMLPEDLGGLDCLEVLRLSYTKIRNLPDSICMLKHLEYLDLDHCSLLEKLPEDLSGLVCLQVLRLPYTYIRYLPDSICMLKQLRVLNLCECSLLEKLPEDLGELESLEFLNIVGTSVWFIPQGIHNLIVGLHFCGSRRLLHSFGFDVEDEDVNEDKYIYEYEDDYEDQYGYGYEYDDEEEDEML